The Amycolatopsis jiangsuensis nucleotide sequence CTCGGCGGTTTCGCGGGGATCGCCGTCGACGGTGATGCCCACCATGGCCCGGCGCGTCAGGTCGACGTGCTCCGGGGCGGTGACCGCGACGATGCGCATCTTGTCGTCCCGCAACAGGCGCTGTACGCGTTGGCGGACCGCGCCTTCGGACAGGCCCACGGACTTCGCCAGCGTGGTGAACGAGGCGCGGCCGTCGTCCTGGAGCAGCGTGATCAGTGTCCGATCGGTGCTGTCCAGTGCTCTCGGTGCGCGCGACTCCTCGGCAGTTTCGTCACCCATGCCGTCCCTCCCTGTGTTTCGGCATGTGATTTCTCAAGCGCGCAGCGTATCTGCCGGAGCCGCCGAACAGGAGGCCCTTTCCCGGATTCGGCCGCCGGATGGGTACCTTCTTGCGGCCTTGGAAAGCCTCACCACCTGCCGAGGAGGACCGGTCATGACCGAAGCCGTCGCACTCGGGGTGCCGGCCAAGGGGCTGCGTTCGCATGCGCTGAGCATGGTGTCCTCGACGGTGATCGGGATGTCGTCGACCGTGCCTGCCTACTCGATCGCCGCGACGCTCGGGTTCGTCGTAAGCGTGTACCGGCCGGTGAGGGCCGACTGGCTGCTCATCACCAGCAGCTGCGCCACTGGTGATCTTCTCCGTCGTCGCGCTGGTCCGCGTCGGCGGTTCTGCTCGCGGTTTTCATTTACTGGGGCTGGGAGAGTTCGCTTTCGGTGAACGAGGAGTCGGCTGACCCGCGGCGTGCGCAGGTGATGGGCGTGCTGCTGATCGTTTCGGTGCTGACGAGCGGCGCGGCGACGAGTCAGGCGACGATCATGCCCGCCGCGCGCACCACGCTGTCGATGGCGAGCTACGGCGCACTGCCGAAGTCCTTCGCGCGCGTGCACCCGAAGTACCGGACGCCGTCCGTCTCGACCTGGGCGTTCGGGCTCGTCTCACTCGGGCTCTACGTGCTGCTGGCTGCGTGGAGCGAAAACGTACTGTCGGACTCCGTCGACGCCGTCGGGCTCACCATCGCGATCGAGTACGCGATGACGGCACTCGCGTGTGCCTGGGTGTTTCGCCGGCCGGCGGCTGTCGCGCGGTTCGGTCGTAGGCGACAGCCAGGTGATCGAGCCGATCTAACAGCGGCGAAGCAGATCTTCCTCGGTTTCGCGGGGGACGAGCAACGTCGCGTGGCCGTCGTGGACGCTGACGAGGGGCGGACGGCTCACGAGGTTGTAGTTCGACGCCAGCGAGTGATGGTATGCGCCGGTGCACGGTACGGCGATCAGGTCGCCGACGTGGACGTCGTCGGGTAGGTAGACGTCGGCAGCCAGTACATCGCCTGCTTCGCAGTGCCGGCCGACGACAGTCATCGGCGTACGCGCGGCTTTGGTGTGCCGTCCGATCAGCCGTGCCGTGTAGCGGGCGCCGTAGAGCGAAGGACGTGGGTTGTCGCTCATGCCGCCGTCAACGGCGACGAAGGTGCGCGAGCCGCGTTTCACGGCGCATACGCGGTACACAGTGATGCCGGCGGCGCCGACGATCGCACGGCCCGGTTCGATCACCAGGCGTGGCATCGGAAAGTCCTGCGACGAGCATTCGTAGGCGAGCGCGACGCGAAGTCGTCGCGCGTATCCGGTGAGGTCGAAGGAATCGTCACGGGCCACGTACGGAACCGCGTGACCACCTCCGAGGTCAAGCTCCCGCAGGGCGACACCGTGGTTCTCTCGGACGCGTACGAGCACCTCGATCATCCGTCGTGCGGCTTCTTCGTAGCGGTCCACGCGCGACACCTGCGAGCCGATGTGGCAGTGCAACCCGGTGAGCCGAAGGCTCGGCTGGGCGAGTACCGCGGTGACCGCGCGGTCCACGTTGTCACGTACGTCGCTTCGCAACGAGAAGCCGAATTTCTGCCCTTCAGTGCCGGTGGTGACCGCTTCGTGCGTATCTCCGCGGACACCTGGCGTGACACGGACGAGTACGTCTTGCACACCGTGGGCGAGGGAACCGAGCTGCTCGACTTCGTCAAGCGAGTCGAGCACGATCCGCCCTACGCCGTACTCCAGCGCCGCCTTGAGGTCTTCGGGCGTCTTCGCGTTGCCGTGCAGCAGAATGCGTTCCGCGGGAAAACCGGCTGCCCGCGCGACGGCGATCTCGCCCGCGGAGCACGTGTCGAGGGACAGCCCTTCTTCGGCGATCCAGCGCAGTACGCCGCGCGTGCAGAGCGCTTTACCCGCGAAGGCGACCTCGGCTTCCGGCAGAGCTCGACCGTACGCACGAGCCGCTTCGCGAACCTGCGCTTCGTCGATGAGGTACGTGGGCGTGCCGAAGCGCGCGGCCAGGTGACTGACCGGGGCACCCGCAAACAGCAGCTCACCTCCCGCGCCGAGGTGAGTGCGCCGGGGCCAGAGCCCCGGCTCGAGGCGGTCGGCGGCTTCGCAGCCGAGACTGGGGAGCAGCTCGCTGAGCGTCACGGTTACCTCCGTGCGATGCGGTCGGATCGACCCGCTCAGCTCACTGCTTCCCGGCGCCGTTCCCGTCTCCCGGAAACGGCTCCCTGACGTCTCGGCCGGTCACGCTGACTCGTTCTTGACGCGCGAGTAACCCCGGCCACGCGCCGACGTGCGCGAGCTGTCAGGTCAACCGTCCGAAAAGCCGGACCCACCGATCCGCTCACCCACGCAGGTTCTCCAAGGCGAAGCCGGCATACATCGCCACCCCGGAGGCCAGGGCCGCCTCGTCGAACACGACGCGGTTCGAGTGGTTGGCCGGCGCCTCGTCGGGGGAATGGTCCGGCGGGCAGCCTCCGAGGAAGGCGAAAGCGCCCGGAACTCGTTGGAGCACGTACGAAAAGTCCTCCGCGGCCATGTTCGGGACGGAGATCTCCTCGGTGTCCGCCTCGCCCAGGACGTCGGCGGCGAGGGACAGCACGCCGGCGGCGACGGCCGGGTCGTTGACCGTCGGCGGATAGCCGGGGTCGACCTCGGCCAGCGCGCGGCAGTCGTGCGCGGTGGCGATGGCTTCGCAGACCTTCGGCAGCTCGTCGCGAACCTGGGCGCGAGTGTGTTCCGACAGCGCGCGGATCGTGCCTTCGAGCACGGCGGTCTCGGGGATGATGTTCGTGGTCGTGCCCGCCTCGATGCGGGTCACCGACACCACGGCGGGATCGAAGACGTTGATCCGGCGGGTCACCATGGTCTGCAGCGCGCCCACCATCGCCGCCGCGGCGGGCACCGGGTCCACCGCCTCGTGCGGCGCGGAACCGTGGCCGCCGCGGCCGATCACCTCGACCCGGAAGGTGTCGGCGGACGCCATCAGCGGCCCGCCGCGCACCTGCAGCACCCCGCTCTTCGTGGTGGCCATCGTGTGCAGGCCGAACGCCCGCGTCACGCGCCTACCGGCCGCGTCGAGAACGCCCTCGTGGATCATGTGCCGGGCGCCGTGGTGGCCCTCCTCGCCGGGCTGGAACATGAACACCACCGAGCCCGCGAGGTCCTCGACCCGGGAGGCCAGCAGCCGGGCGGCGGAGGCGAGCATGGCGACGTGCGTGTCGTGGCCGCAGGCGTGCATCGCCCCTTCGACTTCGGACGCGAACTCGAGCCCGGTGTCCTCCTCCAGCGGCAGCGCGTCCATGTCCGCGCGCAGCAGCACCGCGGGCCCGGGACGGGCGCCGCGCAGCACGCCGGTCAGCGACGACGTCGCGCGGCCCTCGGTGAGCTCGATCGGCAGGTCGGCCAAGGCCGCCCGGATGGCCTCCTGGGTGTGCGGCAGCTGGAGTCCGAGCTCCGGACGGCGGTGGATCGCTCGGCGGAGTTCGACAGTGCGATCCTGGAGCGCACGCGCGGCGTCGAGTAACCCGGCGTGCCGGTTACCGGGAATCGTGGGCAGGTCGGTCGGTCCGGTCATGGCTCGATAGTGGCACCTCGCGGGATTCCGGTGCACCGTGCGTGCGTTCGCCAGCGTGGCGGAATACGGTGTGCGCATGGCGGTGCAAGAGCCGGTCACGGGCTTCGCGGTGGCGGTCGTCCGGGAAGACGGTCAGTGGCGGTGCAGTGCGCTCGATTCCGCGGCGCTGACAGAGCTGGACGCGGCGATCACCGAACTGGGGAAACTCCGGTCGACCGGTGCCGCGTTCGGCCTGCTGGCCGTGGACGACGAGTTCTTCGTGATCGTCCGGCCCAGTCCGCGAGGGCCGTCGCTGCTGCTGTCCGACGGCGCCGCGGCACTGGACTACGACATCGCCGCGGACGTGCTCGACGTGCTGCGCGTCGATCCGCCGGACGAGGACGACGACGCCGTCTGGCCCGAAGGTGACCTGGAGATCCTGGCCGACCTGGGCCTGCCGGGCGGCGAACTGGAGGTCATCGTCGGTGAGGTGGACCTCTACCCGGACGAACAGCTCCAGATGATCGCGCAGAGATGTGGATTCGCCGCGGAGTACTCGAAGCTGCTGGACCGGCTCTGAGAACCCCGGCCGACACCGAGGCCGTGCGGGCGGCGTTGGAAGCCGCGTGCGGGCCCGGCGCCGACGTGCCCATCGGCGCCGTGGTGTTCGGCCCCGACGGACGGCCGCTCGCCGCGGCCCGCAATGCCCGCGTCGAACTGGGCGACCCGACCGCGCACGCGGAAATCCTCGCCCTGCGCGCCGCCGCCCGCGTACACGGCGACGGCTGGCGGCTGGAGGGCTGCACGCTCGCCGTCACCCTCGAACCGTGCACGATGTGCGCGGGCGCGCTCGTGCTCGCCCGGATCTCGCGGCTGGTGTTCGGTGCTTGGGAACCGAAGACCGGCGCCGTCGCATCGCTGTGGGACGTCGTACGCGACCGGCGGCTCAACCATCGGCCCGAGGTGCACGGCGGCGTCCTCGCCGGCGAATGCGCCGCCCTGCTCGAGACCTACTTCGCCCTGCGCCGTCCGGTACCCACCGACCCCCACGACGCCGCGGGAGCGGGTTCCGGTATTGTTCTCGGCGGTGGCGTGTCCGAGCGGCCGAAGGAGCACGACTCGAAATCGTGTGACGGTTGATCCCGTCCGTGGGTTCAAATCCCACCGCCACCGCGCGCGAGTGGGCGAGGCATGCCGACGGAAAGCGTCGGCGTGTCTCGCTTGCTGCGTTTTCTGGGGGTGGCAACCCCCAGGCCCCGCCCGGGAGGCTTCGCCCCCGGACCCCCGACGTGTGGTCGCCGGCGTAGGTGACTGTCGGTTTGGCGGTGTGTTGTTTACTGAGTAATTCGTTGTGGGCAGCGCGGGTTTGGTCGGTAGTCTCGGCGCGTGGATGGGGCACGGCTTCCGCCGGTCGGGCGGACTGCGGTCGGGGTCGCGGCGCTCAGGGCGCTGGAGAGTGGACGGCCGGACCGGCTCTTCGACGATCCTTACGCGGGCGCGTTCTTCCACGCCGGACGCGCGCTGTTCGAGGGCAGGCAGCGGCGCGACGGCAGCCTCGGCGCGGTGTTCGCGCAGCAGGTCGCGATCCGCACGCGGTACTACGACGAGTTCGTCGCGGACGCCGGGCAGGTGGTGATCCTCGCCGCCGGACTGGACGCGCGGGCGTTCCGGCTCCCCTGGGCGGACGGGGCCCGGCTGTACGAGCTGGATCTGCCGGAAGTACTGGAGTTCAAGGACTTCGTGCTGAACGAACAGGGCGCGCGGGCGAGGTGCGCACGGACCGTCGTGCCGGTCGACCTGCGTGCGGACTGGGCGAATGCGTTGCTGGAAGCAGGTTTCGACCGGACCCGGCCCACGGTGTGGCTCGCCGAGGGACTGCTGGTGTACCTCAGCCGCGACGAGGCCGAGCGGCTGCTGATCGACGTCACCGCGCTGTCCGCACCCGGCAGCCGGGTCTCGTTCGAACACCGCCCGGAAGGCGCAGCCGACGGCTTGTTGCGGCGCGCCCGCGCGGTGGGCAGCGAGGTCACCGACCTGTGGCAGGGCGGCCTCGGGCCGCAGGCCCCGGAGTGGCTGAACGACCACGGCTGGACCCCCGAGACGGTCGCGGTGGCCGACCTCGCGGCCCGCTACGGCCGGGAACCGGAGGACCGCACCCGCGGCGGCTTCGTGACGGCAACCCGTCGGGGCTGAGCGGGCGGGTGGCGGTCGCGGGACGGGCGGGGTTTGCCGGTCGCGGTGTTGTGGACGTGGTGGGGCTGTGTGTTCGCTGCCGGATCCGACTGTCGGGCGAGGTGCTGCTGTGGTTTCGGTCTGCGGGTGGGCCGGGTCGGTCAACCGCCGGATCCCGATGTGCGGGTCGTCAGCCGGACAGGGCTGCAGCGAGGCATTTCCGTGGCGGTAGCTCGCGTCGTCAGCCCGGCAGGACCGGGGTCGTGAACGGATCCAGGAACGTCGTTGCCTCGGTGATGGCCGCTACGCCCCTGGTCACCGCCTCGCCGATGGTCGTGCAGGCGGTGCGGACCTGGTAGGCCGCTTCGGCGGTGCGGTCGCCCGCCAGGATGGACTCGGTGGCCGGCGTCGTGGCCCGCGCTGTCGCCACCACCTGGGCAGCCGTCTGGCGGGCCAGGCGGTCGAGCAGTTCTGCCAGGTCCAGGCCCACCGCGGCGGTGCGGGCGGCCACCTCCGCGGCTTGGCGGTAGTGCACGTCCAGCTCATCGGCGCGGCTGCGGAAGTGCGCGGCCGGTTCGCCTCCCCAGCGCCGTTCCGCGCGGTGCGCCCCGCGTTCGAACTCCAGGCGCGCGGTGACCAGCACGTCCCGGCCGGTCGAAAGTGTGCGCGCGGAATCGCGGATCGCCTGGGGAGAACAGTCGATCTGACGCAGCGCCGCGACGGGATCGGGTGCGCCGATCCGGATGGCGGCGTCACGCAGCGGGGTCAGCGTCGCGGCGGCGGCCTCGAGGTCGGGGTGGAGGAACGGCATGGCGAACGTCTTCAGCCGGACACCGACGTCGCGAGTCCCGGCCGGGCGCGACCGGACTGCTGGTGGGCGGCCATCCGCAGCTCACCAGCCAGATCGGAGGTGGCGTCACCGAGCACGCGGGCGTCGGTGTCCCGTGCGGCCAGCGCGGCCTCCCAGCGCGCGGAGATCTCCCTGGCCGGAGCCGAAATGCCCCACGGCGTCGACTCCAGCCGTGCCGACGCGAACCGTCCGGCCGCCCGGTCCGCGTCGGCGGCGGCCTGGTCCAGCGCGTCCGCGGCAGCAGCCAGCCGCTCACTCGTGGAACCAGGCATGAAACCTCCGCACTTCCGGGCCCGGTGGACAATCACCGGTAGCGGAATCTAACCCCATCACGTCCGGTGTGGTCACTCGGCCGGGGGTTACGTCCGCGGAGGTGGTGTACGGGTTCGTCGCTGGTGAGCGGCGTGGCGTCGTGACGTGAGACGGCCACCGCGTGATCTTTCTCGAGTACCGACCAAGGAACTCCAGGAAGGACCACCACGATGGCCGCACCACACAGTGTGGACCCTGCCCAGCTTGTCGAGGAGCTCGCCTCGGCGGGTGTGTCGCCGGATCTGTTGCAGACGATGATCGCGACGATGGCGAACGCGTTGATGTCGTCGCAGGCCGATCAGCAGTGCGGGGCCGGCTATGGCGAGCGCAGCAGCGAGCGGACGAACCAGCGCAACGGCTACCGGGCCCGGGAGTGGGACACCCGAGCGGGCACGATCGAGTTGGCGGTGCCGAAGCTGCGCCAGGGCTCCTATTTCCCGGACTGGCTGCTGACCCACCGCCGCCGCGCCGAGCAGGCCCTGGTCACCGTCGTGGCCACGGCCTACCTACTCGGTGTCTCCACCCGGCGGGTGGAGAAGCTGGCCGAACAACTCGGGGTGAAGTCGCTGTCGCGTTCGCAGGTCAGCGAGATGGCCACGCACCTCGACGGGCAGGTCGCCGCGTTCCGCGAGCGCCCGCTCGACCAGGGCCCGTACACGTTCGTGTGGGTCGACGCGCTCACGGTGAAGGTCCGCGAAGACGGCCGGGTGGTCAACGTGCACGCGCTGCTCGCGACCGGGGTGAACGCCGACGGGCACCGCGAGATCCTCGGCCTGGATGTGGCCTCCAGCGAGGACGGAGCGGGCTGGTTGGCGTTCCTGCGCGGTCTGGTCGCCCGCGGCCTGTCCGGGGTCCAGCTCGTCATCTCCGACGCCCATCCCGGCTTGGTGGCGGCGATCGCCTCGGCGTTGCCGGGTGCGGCGTGGCAGCGGTGTCGCACCCACTACCTGCGTAACCTGCTCTCCCGTGTTCCGAAGTCGGCGCAGCCGCATGTCGCTACGCAGGTGCGCACGATCTTCGACCAGCCCGACGCCGACGCCGTCACAGCCCAGTACGGACGCGTGGTCGACACTCTCACCGCGCGCTGGCCCGACGCAGCCGAGCACCTCGACAACGCCCGCGATGAGCTGCTGGCGTTCACCGCATATCCGCGCGAGGTCTGGCGCCAGATCTGGTCGAACAACCCTCAAGAGCGACTGAACAAGGAGATCCGCCGTCGCACCGACGTGGTCGGGATCTTCCCCGGCCGCGACTCCCTGATCCGCCTCGTCGGCGCCGTCCTGGCCGAACAGAGTGATGAGTGGACCGAGAACCGCCGCTACATGGGCCTCGATCTACTGGCCCGCTCACGCATCCGCATCGTCACCACCGAAGCCGCACCGACCGGCAGCGAGGCACTCATGACAACCGAGGCAATAACCGCCTAGAATCCCGAACCAAGATCACGCGGAGTCGATCTCATACACCACTCCGCCGGACGTGACCCGGCCGGGCGTGGGACAGTTCCACAGAGTGGCCACGGTTGACCGGTCCGCCGGGCCGCGGAGATCCTCGCAGCATGTCGGAGATTCGTGCTGCTCCGTGCACCGGCCGCGCTCCGGCGCGCGTCCACGGCGAGGGTGTGGTGGCGCTGCTGCTGCGCCGCGGCCGTCTCGGCTCTCCGCCCGGATAGGCGTTTTTCCGCGCAGTGCAGCCGAATCCAGCTACCTACGGGAGCCCCCGTGTCGATCGACCTTCCGGCCCGGCCACGCCTGGCGACCACCCCCTCCGACGGCATCCTCGAAGGCCCGCGCGTCTTGCGGCGGCTGCCCGAAGGGGTCGAGGAACGGCCGTACGAGCTGTTCACCCTCCGTCCCCTCGGCCGCGTGATCGGGGCCGAAATCGCCGGGGTCGACCTCGGAGAGTCACTGACCCCTCGGTTACGCGCGGAGCTGAACCGCGCGCTGCTGGAGTGGAAGGTGCTGTTCTTCCGCGACCAGCGGATCACGCCCGAGCAGCAGCGCGAGTTCGCCCGCAACTGGGGTGAGCTGGAGACGAACCCGTTCATCCCGCAGGGCGATTCGGCCGAGGTCGTGCGGTTCTCCCGCAGCGCGGCGATGCCCGGCTACGAGAACATCTGGCACGTCGACGTGACCTGGCGGCCCGAACCCGCGCTGGGCTCGGTGCTGCGCCTGGTCGAGGTCCCGCCGATCGGCGGCGACACGATGTGGGCGGACATGGCCGCGGCCTACGACAACCTGCCCGACGACGTCCGCGAGCGCATCGACGACGCGACCGCCGTGCACGACTTCGTCCCCGGATTCGCCCGGTTCACCGATCCGGACCTGCTCACCCGCTGGCAGGACCGGTTCCCGCCGGTCGAGCATCCGGTGGTGCGCACGCATCCGGAGACCGGCCGTCGCACGCTTTTCGTCAACCAGGCCTTCACCACGCATCTCGTCGGGTTCGAGCCGGCGGAGAGCGACCGGCTGCTGCGGTATCTGTTCCTGCAAGCGCACACGCCGGAGTTCCAGGTGCGCTTCCGCTGGGCGCGGGACTCCGTGGCGTTCTGGGACAACCGCGCCACCCAGCACTACGCGGTGAACGACTACCACCCGCACGCCCGGGTCGCCGAGCGCGTGGCGATCGTCGGCGACCGGCCGTACTGATCGGCGGGCTCTACCCTGGAGCCATGACCGAACCCAAGGCAGTGGTCACCGGCTTCCTGCAGGCACTCGAAGAGCTCGACGTGGACCGCGCGCTCGGCTACGCGGCGGTCGACATCGTCTACCAGAACGTGCCGCTGCCCGCCGCGCGCGGCCTCGCCGCGGTGGAGAAGCAACTGCGCGCGATGGCCAAGTACGGCTCGGGTTTCGAAGCACGCACCCACCACATCGCCGCGGACGGCAACGTGGTGCTCACCGAACGCACGGACGTGCTGCGCCGCGGTTCGTGGCAGGCGGAGTTCTGGGTGTGCGGCACGTTCGAGGTGAAGGACGGCCGGATCGTGCTGTGGCGCGACTACTTCGACTGGACCACAGTCCTCGCTTCCAGCGCGAAGGGCGCCGGCCGGGTGGCACTCAACGGCGCCCGCACCCTCATCGGCAAGTACCGCTCGTCAGGCGAACTCCGGGCGTGAGGTCCGTGCCGGTGCGGTGAGTGGCCGCGCGCTTCTGGCGAGGGGGCCCGGCGGTGAGGTTGCCGTGCTTGTGTGGTGAGCACCGGAGTGTGGGGATGTCGGCGAGGGGCGCGGTTCGTGCGTGGTGCGGGCCGAGCCTCCAGCGCGGGTGAGCCGGTCACAGCTTGCGCAGGCGGACCCGGTTGATCGCGTGATGATGAGTACTGGCGGAGTCGCTACCGCTCGTGAGCGATGCGTGCGAGCGGTGCCTTTTGTGCGCGACGCGCACCAGAAAAACACCTGCGGGCAAGGCGAGCACCGCGCGTGAACGCTGCGCGCGAAACGGCCCGTTCGTGCGCCGTGTGCGCCGGGGAAGTACTGCTCGTGAGCGGCGGGCGCGAACGTCGGCCACCTTGCGGTGGCGGCGTCCCGCTGTCCCGCCGCTCACGAGACTTCCCCGGGGCGAAACCGTGGCGCCGCGGTCGCGAGCGATGCGAAAGGGCTGCCGCGCCCGCGGCGTTCCCCGGATAGCGTCGCGAATCGCGCCTTTCGAACACGATCAACCCCCATGTGATCGTGTCGCCTCCCCGCGCTCCGCGGCGCGTGAGCGTCCGGGGTGGCTCGAAGTGGTCTGGGCCACTTCCGGTCGCTCTCCGGGTAAAGTACTCCGGCCCGGTACCCCTGTCGGCAAAGCTTGATCTGCATTTAAGGCAGATCGGCCGTCCGGGTGACGGGACGGCCGTCTCATCCCGCAGTGAGGCCTTCCACCGTGCCGATCCCGTCACCGACCGCGACGTGGGTGTTCCGTCGCGCGGACAGGTGCGCGAGCCTTCGCAGTGCCGTCACGGCTTCGGGTCCGGTCAGGGGTAGGCATTCGTTGTCCTCGTCGCGGCGCACCGGGATCAGTTCGAGGCGCGGCCGGTCGCCGAGAACGAAACCGGCCAGCAGCCCGTCCCGGTGCCGCCCGCGCATGGCCGGCCAGTCGAACACGAGGTTGC carries:
- a CDS encoding tRNA adenosine deaminase-associated protein — its product is MAVQEPVTGFAVAVVREDGQWRCSALDSAALTELDAAITELGKLRSTGAAFGLLAVDDEFFVIVRPSPRGPSLLLSDGAAALDYDIAADVLDVLRVDPPDEDDDAVWPEGDLEILADLGLPGGELEVIVGEVDLYPDEQLQMIAQRCGFAAEYSKLLDRL
- a CDS encoding IS256 family transposase, whose protein sequence is MAAPHSVDPAQLVEELASAGVSPDLLQTMIATMANALMSSQADQQCGAGYGERSSERTNQRNGYRAREWDTRAGTIELAVPKLRQGSYFPDWLLTHRRRAEQALVTVVATAYLLGVSTRRVEKLAEQLGVKSLSRSQVSEMATHLDGQVAAFRERPLDQGPYTFVWVDALTVKVREDGRVVNVHALLATGVNADGHREILGLDVASSEDGAGWLAFLRGLVARGLSGVQLVISDAHPGLVAAIASALPGAAWQRCRTHYLRNLLSRVPKSAQPHVATQVRTIFDQPDADAVTAQYGRVVDTLTARWPDAAEHLDNARDELLAFTAYPREVWRQIWSNNPQERLNKEIRRRTDVVGIFPGRDSLIRLVGAVLAEQSDEWTENRRYMGLDLLARSRIRIVTTEAAPTGSEALMTTEAITA
- a CDS encoding Lrp/AsnC family transcriptional regulator, with protein sequence MGDETAEESRAPRALDSTDRTLITLLQDDGRASFTTLAKSVGLSEGAVRQRVQRLLRDDKMRIVAVTAPEHVDLTRRAMVGITVDGDPRETAEHLAKIPDIHQVVLCSGRFDLLAELLCRDDEHLLAVLGDEVRPVPGVAGTELFVYLKLAKQDFAWGKLTV
- a CDS encoding limonene-1,2-epoxide hydrolase family protein, with translation MTEPKAVVTGFLQALEELDVDRALGYAAVDIVYQNVPLPAARGLAAVEKQLRAMAKYGSGFEARTHHIAADGNVVLTERTDVLRRGSWQAEFWVCGTFEVKDGRIVLWRDYFDWTTVLASSAKGAGRVALNGARTLIGKYRSSGELRA
- a CDS encoding SAM-dependent methyltransferase, translating into MDGARLPPVGRTAVGVAALRALESGRPDRLFDDPYAGAFFHAGRALFEGRQRRDGSLGAVFAQQVAIRTRYYDEFVADAGQVVILAAGLDARAFRLPWADGARLYELDLPEVLEFKDFVLNEQGARARCARTVVPVDLRADWANALLEAGFDRTRPTVWLAEGLLVYLSRDEAERLLIDVTALSAPGSRVSFEHRPEGAADGLLRRARAVGSEVTDLWQGGLGPQAPEWLNDHGWTPETVAVADLAARYGREPEDRTRGGFVTATRRG
- the lysA gene encoding diaminopimelate decarboxylase; the encoded protein is MTLSELLPSLGCEAADRLEPGLWPRRTHLGAGGELLFAGAPVSHLAARFGTPTYLIDEAQVREAARAYGRALPEAEVAFAGKALCTRGVLRWIAEEGLSLDTCSAGEIAVARAAGFPAERILLHGNAKTPEDLKAALEYGVGRIVLDSLDEVEQLGSLAHGVQDVLVRVTPGVRGDTHEAVTTGTEGQKFGFSLRSDVRDNVDRAVTAVLAQPSLRLTGLHCHIGSQVSRVDRYEEAARRMIEVLVRVRENHGVALRELDLGGGHAVPYVARDDSFDLTGYARRLRVALAYECSSQDFPMPRLVIEPGRAIVGAAGITVYRVCAVKRGSRTFVAVDGGMSDNPRPSLYGARYTARLIGRHTKAARTPMTVVGRHCEAGDVLAADVYLPDDVHVGDLIAVPCTGAYHHSLASNYNLVSRPPLVSVHDGHATLLVPRETEEDLLRRC
- a CDS encoding TauD/TfdA dioxygenase family protein, encoding MSIDLPARPRLATTPSDGILEGPRVLRRLPEGVEERPYELFTLRPLGRVIGAEIAGVDLGESLTPRLRAELNRALLEWKVLFFRDQRITPEQQREFARNWGELETNPFIPQGDSAEVVRFSRSAAMPGYENIWHVDVTWRPEPALGSVLRLVEVPPIGGDTMWADMAAAYDNLPDDVRERIDDATAVHDFVPGFARFTDPDLLTRWQDRFPPVEHPVVRTHPETGRRTLFVNQAFTTHLVGFEPAESDRLLRYLFLQAHTPEFQVRFRWARDSVAFWDNRATQHYAVNDYHPHARVAERVAIVGDRPY
- a CDS encoding M20 metallopeptidase family protein, which translates into the protein MTGPTDLPTIPGNRHAGLLDAARALQDRTVELRRAIHRRPELGLQLPHTQEAIRAALADLPIELTEGRATSSLTGVLRGARPGPAVLLRADMDALPLEEDTGLEFASEVEGAMHACGHDTHVAMLASAARLLASRVEDLAGSVVFMFQPGEEGHHGARHMIHEGVLDAAGRRVTRAFGLHTMATTKSGVLQVRGGPLMASADTFRVEVIGRGGHGSAPHEAVDPVPAAAAMVGALQTMVTRRINVFDPAVVSVTRIEAGTTTNIIPETAVLEGTIRALSEHTRAQVRDELPKVCEAIATAHDCRALAEVDPGYPPTVNDPAVAAGVLSLAADVLGEADTEEISVPNMAAEDFSYVLQRVPGAFAFLGGCPPDHSPDEAPANHSNRVVFDEAALASGVAMYAGFALENLRG